In the genome of Desulfuromonas sp. DDH964, one region contains:
- a CDS encoding chemotaxis protein CheW, with protein MKPRNELAATSGADQASRQEIQLACFRIGAEYYALDILRIREVIRPQKLTLVPKAPEFVEGVINLRGVVIPVVDLRKRFGSKVDGDGKKVRTIICVLAGKILGLVVDEVAEVRNYSRQEIQPAPQFLRGRGAEFFLGVCRRGDDLVMIVDLEKILSSDEKIDLQQVEFLPDRKGAGTAAP; from the coding sequence ATGAAACCGCGCAACGAGCTCGCAGCAACCTCCGGTGCGGACCAGGCGAGTCGCCAGGAGATCCAGCTGGCCTGCTTTCGTATCGGTGCGGAGTATTATGCCCTCGATATCCTGCGGATACGGGAGGTCATTCGGCCGCAGAAGCTGACCCTGGTACCCAAGGCCCCGGAATTCGTCGAGGGGGTGATCAACCTGCGTGGAGTGGTGATTCCGGTCGTCGATCTGCGCAAACGGTTCGGTAGCAAGGTCGACGGTGATGGCAAAAAAGTGCGTACCATTATCTGCGTGCTGGCCGGAAAAATCCTCGGGCTGGTCGTCGACGAAGTCGCCGAAGTGCGTAATTACTCCCGCCAGGAAATCCAGCCGGCGCCCCAGTTTTTGCGGGGGCGGGGTGCTGAATTCTTTCTCGGCGTCTGCCGCCGCGGGGATGACCTGGTCATGATCGTCGACCTGGAAAAGATCTTGAGCTCCGATGAGAAGATCGATCTGCAGCAGGTCGAGTTTCTCCCCGACCGAAAGGGTGCCGGAACCGCAGCGCCCTGA
- the era gene encoding GTPase Era, with product MTTAEKTPFHSGFVAIVGRPNVGKSTLLNQVLGQKIAITTAKPQTTRNRILGIHTLPQGQILFLDTPGIHRGKSRLNRHMVDQAFAACNDVDLVLLLVEADDPVGGGDDFILEHLGRGRAPVVLVINKVDKVRPESLLPLIDAYRQRFSFRAIVPVSALNGEGVERLESVILGELPEGPSYYPEDMVTDLPERFIVAEMIREQILHRLRDEVPYGVAVEVESFTEQPDRNLVVIQAVIFVEKDSHKGILLGKGGAMIRTLGQAARKEIERFLGTRVFLELFVKVQKDWTDSERGLRRFGFHS from the coding sequence GTGACCACTGCAGAGAAAACGCCCTTTCATTCCGGATTTGTGGCTATTGTCGGCCGGCCCAATGTCGGCAAATCGACCCTCCTCAACCAGGTCCTCGGCCAGAAGATTGCCATCACCACCGCCAAGCCGCAGACCACCCGGAACCGGATCCTCGGCATCCATACCCTGCCGCAGGGGCAGATTCTCTTTCTGGATACCCCGGGAATCCACCGCGGCAAGAGCCGCCTCAATCGCCATATGGTCGATCAGGCATTTGCCGCCTGCAACGACGTTGACCTGGTGCTGCTGCTGGTCGAAGCCGACGACCCGGTTGGGGGTGGGGATGATTTCATTCTCGAGCACCTCGGTCGCGGCCGTGCGCCGGTAGTACTGGTCATTAACAAGGTCGACAAGGTTCGTCCGGAATCGCTCCTGCCACTGATCGACGCCTACCGGCAGCGTTTTTCCTTCCGCGCCATCGTGCCGGTCTCGGCGCTGAATGGGGAAGGGGTGGAGCGCCTCGAATCGGTCATCCTCGGCGAGTTGCCGGAAGGACCGTCTTACTATCCGGAGGATATGGTGACCGATCTCCCCGAGCGGTTCATTGTCGCCGAGATGATTCGCGAACAGATTCTCCACCGGCTACGGGATGAGGTGCCTTACGGCGTGGCGGTCGAGGTCGAGAGTTTCACCGAACAGCCGGACCGCAACCTGGTCGTGATCCAGGCCGTGATCTTTGTCGAGAAAGACTCCCACAAGGGGATCCTGCTCGGCAAGGGGGGAGCGATGATCCGTACCCTTGGCCAGGCAGCGCGCAAGGAGATCGAGCGCTTTCTCGGCACCCGCGTCTTCCTCGAACTCTTCGTCAAGGTGCAGAAAGACTGGACCGATTCGGAACGGGGACTGCGCCGCTTCGGATTTCATTCCTAG
- a CDS encoding elongator complex protein 3: protein MEIYPVFLGQAGCRQHCIFCSRWQVAANAPTPDPATVAAQLEAQLPVSGSGEVAFYGGSFTALEWPLQAAYLAAVAPALAAGRVSGIRLSTRPDAIDDALCQRLLAAGVQTVELGCQSFAPRVLRASARGHDAAASGRAVAALRRAGLRVGLQLMPGLPGADLAEARFSLAAALALEPDFLRIYPTLVLAGSRLEREWRAGAYRPLELDAAVDLCADLLHPCRLAGVPVIRLGLQGDAQLDRGAGICAGPYHPAFGQLVRARLWRRALATLIEQDCREPIHVPAREFSDAIGHRRANFDYFAGRQTPLVLRTDPGLAAATLRQGREVFSLLHLAAQHNED from the coding sequence ATGGAGATTTATCCGGTTTTTCTCGGCCAGGCCGGCTGCCGCCAGCACTGCATCTTTTGCAGCCGCTGGCAGGTCGCGGCCAATGCGCCCACTCCGGACCCGGCCACGGTGGCCGCCCAGCTTGAGGCGCAACTCCCCGTTTCGGGAAGTGGCGAGGTCGCCTTCTATGGCGGCAGTTTTACCGCTCTGGAATGGCCGCTGCAGGCGGCCTATCTGGCGGCCGTTGCTCCCGCCCTCGCCGCAGGTCGGGTTTCGGGAATTCGGCTCTCCACCCGTCCCGACGCCATTGACGATGCGCTCTGTCAACGACTGCTGGCCGCCGGAGTGCAGACGGTAGAGCTTGGCTGTCAATCCTTTGCCCCCCGCGTTCTCCGCGCCAGCGCCCGTGGCCACGATGCTGCGGCCAGTGGCCGGGCGGTCGCGGCGCTGCGCCGCGCCGGGCTGCGGGTCGGGCTGCAACTGATGCCGGGGCTGCCCGGAGCCGACCTGGCGGAAGCGCGCTTTTCCCTGGCCGCCGCCCTCGCCCTTGAGCCCGACTTTCTGCGCATCTACCCGACCTTGGTTCTCGCCGGCAGCCGGCTGGAGCGGGAGTGGCGGGCCGGTGCCTACCGGCCGCTGGAGCTTGATGCCGCCGTCGATCTCTGTGCCGACCTGCTCCATCCCTGCCGGCTGGCGGGAGTGCCGGTCATCCGGCTCGGGCTGCAGGGGGATGCCCAGCTCGACCGCGGCGCGGGGATTTGCGCCGGGCCTTACCATCCGGCCTTCGGGCAACTGGTGCGGGCCCGGCTCTGGCGGCGTGCCCTGGCGACATTGATCGAGCAGGACTGCCGGGAGCCGATTCATGTTCCGGCGCGCGAGTTCAGTGATGCCATCGGTCATCGCCGCGCCAATTTCGACTATTTCGCCGGTCGCCAGACCCCCCTGGTTTTGCGTACCGACCCTGGCCTTGCCGCGGCCACCCTGCGGCAGGGTCGGGAGGTCTTTTCCCTGCTGCATCTTGCAGCGCAGCACAACGAGGATTGA
- a CDS encoding chemotaxis protein CheA has product MSDKPSSQAIREFLAEAEEILEKLNVDLVSLGDSLESGESDPDLLNSVFRGAHSLKGLAGMFGFTDISDLGHHMENLLDSLRLGKVALDAQLIEVLFGAIDLLTQLVNGKGESEEFSLDIAPMLAQIEATLGRKPAAAVLAGPGIPQEILNVLTEYEEHRLQENLRKGRNLVRVKATFSLATFDQELAEVTDMLKKQGEVISTLPCVGDISDRIAFQILLGSENQPAAITAALGRDDLAVELLCAGTGQAAPAESETVPRGDQAGSEMPPAPPRSVEDSGTETARDGGEGSASLRSISRTVRVDIDKLDQLMNIVGELVLSKGAIADLTQRLRGLGDNEVLGNLQKATRMLERRLDELQKGVMEVRMVPIAQLFEKMTRIVRRVAGEQGKKVSLDIRGADTELDKLIVEDLSDPLMHIIRNAIDHGIESPEERLACGKPEKATISLWASQKGNHVVLEVIDDGRGIDPEKVRRKAVQKGLVADNTELSREDVFDLILAPGFSTRDEVSELSGRGVGLDVVRNNIAALSGMLELDSEPGEGTRFAITLPITLAIIKALIVETCGRTYAIPINSVLETLMLEPSAIRTIEKREMIELRQTTLPLLRLDDAFRLSAATRPVGRFFVVVVGLAEKRMGIVADQLLGQQDVVIKSLGNTLSFVRGIAGAADLGNQKTILVLDVGGLMGEALRGEFSALSN; this is encoded by the coding sequence ATGAGCGATAAGCCCTCTTCCCAGGCAATCCGTGAATTCCTCGCTGAGGCCGAGGAGATTCTTGAGAAGCTCAACGTCGACCTGGTGTCCCTCGGGGATAGCCTGGAGTCCGGGGAGAGTGACCCTGATCTGCTTAACAGTGTTTTCCGCGGTGCCCACTCCCTCAAAGGGCTGGCCGGGATGTTCGGCTTCACCGATATCTCCGATCTCGGCCATCACATGGAGAATCTTCTCGACAGCTTGCGCCTGGGAAAGGTTGCTCTTGATGCCCAACTGATCGAGGTCCTGTTCGGCGCAATCGATCTGCTGACCCAGCTGGTCAACGGTAAGGGGGAGTCGGAGGAATTTAGCCTCGACATTGCCCCCATGCTGGCCCAGATTGAGGCAACTCTCGGTCGGAAACCGGCAGCGGCGGTGCTGGCTGGTCCCGGTATCCCGCAGGAAATCCTCAATGTTCTGACCGAATACGAGGAACACCGGTTGCAGGAGAACCTGCGCAAGGGACGCAACCTGGTGCGGGTGAAGGCCACTTTCAGCCTGGCAACCTTCGATCAGGAACTGGCTGAAGTCACCGATATGCTCAAGAAGCAGGGGGAAGTGATCAGCACACTTCCCTGTGTCGGGGATATCTCCGACCGCATCGCTTTCCAGATCCTGCTGGGGTCGGAGAACCAACCTGCGGCGATCACTGCCGCGCTGGGCCGGGACGATCTCGCCGTGGAACTTTTGTGCGCGGGTACCGGTCAAGCGGCCCCGGCTGAAAGTGAGACGGTGCCCCGGGGTGATCAGGCCGGATCCGAAATGCCGCCAGCACCCCCTCGCAGCGTCGAGGACTCGGGGACCGAGACGGCCCGTGACGGCGGTGAGGGCTCCGCCTCCCTGCGCTCCATCAGCCGCACCGTGCGGGTTGATATCGACAAGCTTGACCAGTTGATGAATATTGTCGGCGAGCTGGTCCTCTCCAAGGGCGCGATTGCCGATCTGACCCAGCGCCTACGCGGGCTCGGCGACAACGAGGTGCTTGGCAACCTGCAGAAGGCGACGCGGATGCTGGAGCGGCGTCTCGATGAGCTGCAAAAAGGGGTCATGGAAGTGCGCATGGTCCCGATCGCCCAGTTGTTCGAAAAGATGACACGGATAGTGCGGAGGGTCGCTGGCGAACAGGGGAAAAAGGTCTCCCTCGACATCCGCGGTGCGGACACCGAACTCGACAAGCTGATCGTCGAAGATCTCTCCGACCCGCTGATGCATATCATCCGTAATGCCATCGATCACGGCATCGAGTCCCCGGAAGAACGCCTGGCCTGCGGCAAGCCGGAGAAGGCAACGATCAGCCTCTGGGCTTCGCAGAAGGGGAACCACGTTGTTCTCGAAGTGATCGACGACGGGCGCGGCATCGATCCGGAGAAAGTCCGCCGTAAAGCGGTCCAGAAGGGACTGGTCGCCGACAACACCGAGTTGAGTCGGGAAGATGTCTTTGACCTGATCCTGGCTCCCGGATTTTCCACCCGCGACGAGGTCAGCGAGCTCTCCGGACGGGGCGTCGGTCTTGACGTGGTGCGCAACAACATCGCGGCCCTTTCGGGAATGCTCGAACTCGACAGTGAGCCGGGTGAGGGGACCCGTTTTGCCATCACCCTGCCGATCACCCTGGCGATCATCAAGGCATTGATTGTCGAGACCTGCGGACGCACTTATGCCATCCCGATCAACTCGGTTCTGGAAACCCTGATGCTCGAACCATCGGCGATCCGTACCATCGAAAAACGGGAGATGATCGAACTGCGGCAGACGACCCTTCCGCTGCTGCGGCTCGACGATGCCTTCCGGCTGTCGGCGGCTACCCGCCCGGTCGGACGTTTTTTTGTCGTAGTGGTCGGTCTGGCGGAGAAACGGATGGGGATTGTCGCCGACCAATTGCTGGGCCAGCAGGATGTCGTCATCAAGAGTCTCGGGAATACGCTCTCCTTCGTGCGCGGCATTGCGGGGGCTGCTGATCTTGGCAACCAGAAGACGATCCTGGTGCTCGATGTCGGCGGGCTGATGGGGGAGGCGTTGCGCGGCGAGTTCTCCGCCCTCAGCAACTGA
- a CDS encoding response regulator, whose translation MAKKILIAEDSPTMRSLIVSTIVALGDFTIVEAANGFEALRILPREKVDLVITDINMPDINGLELVSFIKNNPNYSTTPLIIISTEGSERDREKGLALGADAYLVKPFEPRQLHELILRYLGEAS comes from the coding sequence GTGGCCAAAAAAATCCTGATTGCCGAAGATTCTCCAACCATGCGGTCGCTGATCGTTTCGACGATTGTTGCCCTTGGGGATTTTACCATCGTCGAAGCCGCCAACGGTTTCGAAGCGCTGCGGATTCTCCCCAGGGAAAAGGTCGACCTGGTTATTACCGATATCAATATGCCTGATATCAATGGTTTGGAGCTGGTGAGTTTTATTAAAAACAATCCCAACTATTCCACGACTCCGCTCATAATCATCAGTACCGAAGGGAGCGAACGGGACCGGGAGAAGGGGCTCGCCCTCGGTGCTGACGCCTACCTGGTCAAACCTTTCGAACCCCGGCAACTGCATGAGCTGATCCTGCGGTATCTGGGGGAGGCCAGCTAA
- a CDS encoding ExeA family protein: MYQAFYGLQERPFSKTPDPRYLFLSRNHREGLARLAYAVEERELVLLTGEIGCGKTTLSRALMDELDDSYRVLLIVNPRLTPVEFLRTLALRLGLPEPPRTRIDLLESIGTELVRLYQEGLCPVLVLDEAQLVPYKETFDELRLLTNFQLDDCNLLSVVMMGQPELRKRLAHRAYEPLRQRVGMQFNLGPLTLEETADYLEHRIRVAGGPPGIFAAGAVEQIFHYSGGIPRKINHAATLALLEGFGREARRIDREVMAAVMIELDLSP; encoded by the coding sequence ATGTACCAGGCATTCTACGGTTTGCAGGAACGACCGTTCAGCAAGACTCCCGATCCGCGCTACCTCTTTCTGAGCCGTAATCACCGGGAGGGGCTGGCGCGGCTTGCCTACGCGGTGGAAGAGCGGGAGCTGGTCCTCTTGACCGGGGAAATCGGCTGCGGCAAAACAACCCTGTCGCGGGCCCTGATGGATGAGCTTGACGACAGCTACCGGGTCCTGCTGATTGTCAATCCGCGCCTGACCCCGGTTGAGTTCCTGCGTACCCTGGCGCTGCGCCTCGGCCTGCCGGAACCGCCGCGCACCCGGATCGATCTGCTGGAATCGATCGGAACGGAGCTGGTGCGGCTTTACCAGGAAGGGCTTTGCCCGGTCCTGGTCCTTGATGAGGCCCAGCTGGTTCCCTACAAGGAGACCTTCGACGAGCTGCGGCTGCTGACCAACTTTCAGCTCGATGATTGCAATCTGCTGAGCGTGGTCATGATGGGACAGCCGGAGCTGCGCAAACGCCTTGCCCATCGTGCCTATGAACCGCTGCGGCAACGGGTCGGAATGCAGTTCAACCTCGGGCCCCTGACCCTCGAGGAGACGGCAGACTATCTCGAACACCGGATCCGGGTGGCCGGGGGGCCGCCAGGAATCTTCGCCGCCGGCGCGGTGGAGCAGATTTTTCATTACTCGGGAGGGATCCCGCGCAAGATCAACCACGCCGCAACCCTTGCCCTGCTTGAGGGTTTCGGGCGGGAGGCCCGCCGGATCGACCGGGAAGTGATGGCCGCGGTAATGATCGAACTCGATCTGTCCCCCTGA
- the der gene encoding ribosome biogenesis GTPase Der gives MPIVAIVGRPNVGKSTLFNRILGQRKAIVEDFPGVTRDRNYAEVTRFDKPFTLIDTGGFEPVSEDRLLVQMREQSQLAVEEADLILFLADGREGLTPSDREVAQMLRRVEKPILYVINKIDGDRQEEAVAEFYALGIDQLLSVSAEHGRGIGDLVDAILDLLPPAPPAPSEQDETRLAIIGRPNVGKSSLVNRLLGKERVVANPTAGTTRDSVDTPFVYNRNRYVLIDTAGIRRKGKVSQTLEKYSVIQALKAMDRAHVVLVVIDAVEGVTDQDLTVAGYAFEKGRAVIIVVNKWDAVADKDNKSHTRFTEELRRRFKFLAFAPVLFVSALTGQRVNKLMAEVEAVSAEFNRRVPTGQLNQVVGDAVKKHPPPIYQGQRLKFFYATQTAVRPPTFVYFVSRAEGVHFSYERFLVNHLREAFGFSGSPIRLQFRDRERR, from the coding sequence ATGCCTATTGTTGCCATCGTCGGCCGACCCAACGTCGGCAAGTCGACCCTCTTCAACCGCATTCTCGGTCAGCGCAAGGCGATCGTCGAGGATTTTCCGGGAGTGACGCGGGACCGGAACTATGCCGAGGTGACCCGCTTCGACAAGCCCTTTACGCTGATCGATACCGGCGGCTTCGAGCCGGTCAGCGAGGACCGCCTGCTGGTGCAGATGCGCGAGCAGTCCCAGCTTGCCGTCGAGGAGGCGGACCTGATCCTCTTCCTCGCCGATGGCCGGGAGGGGCTGACCCCTTCCGATCGCGAGGTCGCACAGATGCTGCGCCGGGTCGAAAAACCAATCCTCTACGTCATCAACAAGATCGACGGCGACCGCCAGGAAGAGGCGGTGGCCGAATTTTACGCCCTTGGCATCGACCAGCTCCTCTCCGTCTCCGCCGAGCATGGCCGGGGAATCGGTGATCTCGTCGATGCCATCCTCGACCTGCTGCCGCCGGCCCCGCCGGCCCCCTCCGAGCAGGACGAGACACGGCTCGCCATTATCGGTCGACCGAACGTCGGCAAGTCCTCCCTGGTCAATCGCCTCCTCGGCAAGGAGCGGGTGGTTGCCAACCCGACCGCCGGAACCACCCGCGACAGTGTCGATACCCCCTTCGTCTATAACCGTAACCGCTACGTGCTGATCGATACCGCGGGCATCCGCCGCAAGGGGAAGGTCAGCCAGACCCTGGAAAAGTACTCGGTCATCCAGGCATTGAAGGCGATGGACCGGGCCCACGTGGTCCTGGTCGTCATCGATGCCGTGGAAGGGGTGACGGACCAGGACCTCACCGTTGCCGGCTATGCTTTCGAGAAGGGGCGGGCGGTTATCATCGTGGTCAACAAATGGGACGCCGTTGCCGACAAGGACAACAAGTCCCATACCCGATTCACCGAGGAACTGCGGCGTCGATTCAAGTTTCTCGCCTTTGCGCCGGTCCTGTTCGTTTCCGCTCTGACCGGGCAGCGCGTCAACAAGCTGATGGCCGAGGTGGAGGCGGTCAGCGCCGAATTCAACCGCCGGGTGCCGACCGGTCAGCTCAACCAGGTGGTCGGGGATGCGGTCAAGAAGCACCCGCCGCCGATCTATCAGGGACAGCGGCTGAAGTTCTTCTATGCCACCCAGACTGCGGTGCGGCCGCCAACCTTCGTTTATTTTGTCAGCCGTGCCGAAGGGGTCCATTTTTCTTACGAGCGGTTCCTCGTCAACCACCTGCGGGAGGCTTTCGGCTTTTCCGGTTCACCGATCCGCCTGCAGTTCCGGGATCGGGAACGGAGATAA
- a CDS encoding DUF4388 domain-containing protein, protein MSLVGNLEDLGLGDILQIVSLSRKSGVLVLNSRGREGKVVFLNGQVIRATSSQFGENLGDLLLRKGLITVEVLKKAVFIQRNSERPPRLGAILSDKFSVPQAEIEAAVKEQIEKIVYSFFAWDQGSFAFELGEPGELATTSFSPLQFMLDQGLNPQWLAMEGSRILDEMRHRGESFEEEKREPGIDLEALLGEPSPASPPTRAAAVNGEAEPGAALPVQLAPASGGPLLYLVDDDGQTGESLSVFLRDRGFSATAFDSGRDFLTAIARAAAAGEKPLLLIDMIMPRLDGSGILGGLELLDQVRRRFPALTVVMMSDHPNSEATERARRLGVEEVLVKPKRGDLGSPQGQGQLAQIGKSLAAHAGLPAPSQGAGVTVDLGAELFQELGVEASAVKADQGQKSPGLHLLRGMLQELQSPALGGGIILLVLRFASEIMNRAVVFFVKDELVVGLGQFGIESRNGNADARVREIAIPLSEESVFSKVVAEMVPLRTRLGSGHWDNQLRQQLGGGNPAEVFIGPIFSEGKVVAVLYGDNYPSRDPIGDTEALEIFLSQAGLAMEKALLERRLRSRDGQ, encoded by the coding sequence ATGAGTCTAGTCGGAAATCTCGAAGACCTCGGCCTCGGCGATATTCTGCAGATTGTCAGCCTGAGCCGGAAATCGGGAGTCCTGGTTTTGAACAGCCGGGGACGCGAGGGGAAGGTTGTTTTTCTCAACGGCCAGGTGATTCGGGCGACCTCCAGTCAGTTCGGGGAAAACCTCGGTGATCTGTTGCTGCGCAAGGGACTGATTACCGTCGAGGTTCTTAAAAAGGCGGTCTTCATCCAGCGCAACAGCGAGCGGCCGCCACGCCTTGGAGCGATCCTCTCCGACAAATTTTCCGTTCCCCAGGCGGAAATCGAAGCCGCGGTCAAGGAACAGATCGAGAAGATTGTTTACAGTTTCTTTGCCTGGGACCAGGGCTCCTTTGCCTTTGAACTCGGGGAACCCGGTGAGCTGGCCACCACCAGTTTCAGCCCCCTGCAGTTCATGCTCGACCAAGGGCTCAACCCCCAATGGCTCGCCATGGAGGGGAGCCGGATCCTCGACGAGATGCGGCATCGCGGTGAGTCTTTCGAAGAGGAGAAGCGCGAACCGGGGATCGATCTCGAGGCGTTGCTGGGGGAACCCTCGCCGGCATCACCCCCGACACGGGCAGCGGCGGTCAACGGCGAGGCGGAGCCCGGAGCGGCGCTGCCGGTCCAGCTGGCCCCCGCCAGCGGCGGGCCGTTGCTCTACCTGGTCGACGATGATGGCCAGACCGGCGAGTCCCTCTCCGTCTTTCTGCGCGATCGGGGTTTCAGCGCCACCGCATTCGATTCCGGTCGGGACTTTTTGACGGCAATTGCCCGCGCTGCTGCTGCCGGGGAAAAGCCCCTGCTCCTGATTGACATGATCATGCCGCGTCTCGACGGCAGTGGTATACTCGGTGGGCTCGAATTGCTCGATCAGGTCCGGCGGCGCTTCCCGGCCCTTACCGTGGTGATGATGTCCGACCATCCCAACTCGGAGGCGACAGAGCGTGCGCGCCGGCTCGGTGTTGAGGAGGTGCTGGTCAAGCCCAAACGCGGTGACCTCGGGAGCCCGCAGGGGCAGGGGCAGCTGGCGCAGATCGGCAAATCCCTGGCCGCTCATGCCGGCCTTCCCGCCCCCTCGCAGGGGGCGGGTGTGACGGTTGACCTCGGTGCCGAACTCTTCCAGGAGTTGGGGGTCGAAGCGTCTGCCGTCAAGGCCGACCAGGGTCAGAAGAGCCCGGGGTTGCACCTGCTGCGGGGAATGCTTCAGGAGCTGCAGAGCCCGGCGCTTGGCGGTGGCATCATTCTGCTGGTGCTGCGCTTCGCCAGCGAGATCATGAACCGTGCCGTGGTCTTCTTCGTCAAGGACGAGTTGGTGGTCGGGCTCGGCCAGTTTGGCATCGAAAGCCGGAACGGGAACGCCGATGCCCGGGTCCGGGAGATCGCCATCCCGCTCAGTGAAGAATCGGTTTTCAGTAAGGTGGTGGCAGAGATGGTCCCGCTTCGCACCCGTCTTGGCAGCGGGCACTGGGATAACCAGCTCCGCCAGCAATTGGGGGGCGGAAACCCGGCCGAGGTTTTCATCGGTCCGATCTTCAGTGAAGGAAAAGTCGTTGCTGTTCTCTATGGCGACAACTATCCTTCCCGGGATCCGATCGGGGACACGGAAGCATTGGAAATTTTCCTTTCCCAGGCCGGCCTGGCCATGGAAAAGGCACTTCTCGAGCGGCGCTTGCGCAGCCGGGATGGGCAATGA
- a CDS encoding response regulator, which produces MGKKKILIVEDEESLLKLESILLTSKGYEVRGVANGRAALEAIAAEAPDLVLLDIMLPEIDGFEVCQRIKENPATAKIPVVMLTAKKSREDMARGEKVGADWYITKPFKSAMVIETIQRFLNR; this is translated from the coding sequence GTGGGCAAGAAAAAGATTCTCATCGTCGAGGACGAGGAAAGCCTGCTAAAACTGGAAAGCATCCTGCTGACCTCGAAGGGATACGAGGTGAGGGGGGTTGCCAATGGCAGGGCGGCGCTGGAAGCCATTGCCGCAGAGGCTCCCGATCTGGTCCTCCTCGATATCATGCTGCCGGAGATTGACGGTTTTGAGGTTTGCCAGCGGATCAAGGAAAATCCGGCAACGGCAAAGATCCCGGTCGTCATGCTAACCGCCAAAAAGAGCCGGGAGGATATGGCTCGCGGTGAAAAGGTCGGCGCTGACTGGTACATCACCAAGCCATTCAAGTCTGCAATGGTTATCGAAACGATTCAGCGGTTTCTCAACCGATGA
- a CDS encoding chemotaxis protein CheW encodes MDLADIRKKARGSKPGPVKPPRSPAPADTDVQLPVPVGAGELPPPAPRSGRDRLAELFEFPAEFDLATEESYLEGLEKQSTESVEDLRQWLTFSLGAEDYALDIQQISEIIKPREVTEIPRAPDFVLGVVSLRGIIVPIFDLGRRLRLAPAELSPVSRIIVCHGEGRSAGLLVDRINQVIRLPERSLEPPPSVLAGLDRDLLTGVGRYQERMYILLHLPSVLNAELV; translated from the coding sequence ATGGATTTGGCCGACATCCGTAAAAAAGCCCGGGGCAGCAAGCCCGGACCGGTTAAACCGCCACGCTCGCCAGCGCCGGCAGATACTGATGTGCAGCTGCCGGTTCCGGTTGGGGCCGGCGAGCTTCCGCCACCGGCCCCGCGTTCCGGTCGCGATCGTCTTGCCGAACTCTTCGAATTTCCTGCAGAATTCGACCTGGCGACGGAGGAGAGTTACCTTGAAGGGCTGGAAAAGCAGTCCACCGAGTCGGTGGAGGATCTTCGCCAATGGCTGACCTTTTCTCTTGGCGCCGAGGACTATGCCCTCGATATCCAGCAGATCAGCGAGATTATCAAGCCCCGGGAAGTGACTGAAATTCCGCGGGCTCCCGATTTTGTCCTCGGGGTTGTCTCGCTGCGCGGGATCATCGTGCCGATTTTTGATCTCGGCCGCAGGCTGCGCTTGGCTCCGGCCGAGCTCAGCCCGGTTTCACGGATCATCGTCTGTCACGGGGAGGGTCGCAGTGCCGGTCTCCTGGTCGATCGCATCAATCAGGTGATCCGGCTCCCCGAGCGTTCTCTCGAACCGCCTCCGTCCGTACTTGCCGGTCTCGACCGGGACCTGCTTACCGGGGTCGGGCGCTACCAGGAGCGGATGTATATTTTACTTCACCTGCCGAGCGTACTTAACGCCGAGCTGGTCTGA